One segment of Danio aesculapii chromosome 3, fDanAes4.1, whole genome shotgun sequence DNA contains the following:
- the zgc:172090 gene encoding GTPase IMAP family member 3, whose product MSLSKETNEPQFMEQNTVVLLIGKSGCGKSITGNMIFNASVFESRLSSTSVTRVSQTHTASVNNRRLTVVDTPDFRFSTHTDFDSNSELKTTLRSCAPGAHVILLFLPLSTFTEQEQEFIHWFEQKFGAEALRFTLVLFTHADKPHMRTLGELIRGNGQLSDFINRCGRRYHEFNIKAPVNSRQVTELMEKVKRLVSENSHSCYTLEMMEDEEKRRKEKERREKEKKEGEHQITLERVRRETEMRVRREYEEERQWREEEEKKEREHQITLERVRRETEIRVRRENEEDRQKRERMKLFKQIILRRIYVITVFSVVTGFVLVSRKDSSLWIFMCGFITGGSAATTGVCCGIFWRLMWRSPFISSSPHESPSALRHFLLKTTGVVCGLTVGAAIGHLVGGNLLPVTLITGLAGAAGALTSLQRDW is encoded by the exons ATGTCGTTGAGCAAAGAGACAAATGAACCTCAGTTCATGGAGCAG AACACAGTGGTGCTGCTGATCGGCAAAAGTGGATGTGGGAAAAGCATCACAGGAAACATGATCTTCAATGCTTCAGTGTTTGAGTCAAGACTAAGCTCTACATCAGTGACGAGAGTCAGTCAAACACACACTGCATCTGTGAATAACCGCAGACTAACAGTGGTCGATACTCCAGACTTCAGATTCTCCACACACACTGACTTTGACTCAAACTCTGAGCTGAAGACCACTCTTCGGTCCTGTGCACCAGGAGCTCATGTTATTCTGCTCTTTCTGCCTTTAAGCACCTTCACTGAGCAGGAGCAGGAGTTCATCCACTGGTTTGAGCAGAAGTTTGGTGCAGAAGCTCTCAGATTTACTCTGGTGCTCTTCACTCATGCAGATAAACCACACATGAGGACACTAGGAGAACTGATCAGGGGAAACGGCCAATTATCTGATTTCATTAACCGATGCGGTCGCAGATATCATGAGTTCAACATTAAAGCTCCAGTAAACAGTCGACAGGTGACTGAACTGATGGAGAAAGTAAAGAGACTGGTGTCTGAGAACTCACACTCCTGCTACACACTGGAGATGATGGAGGACGAGGAGAAGAGGAGAAAAGAGAAGGAGAGaagagagaaggaaaaaaaagagggAGAACATCAGATTACATTAGAGAGAGTCAGACGAGAGACAGAGATGCGAGTCAGGAGAGAATATGAGGAGGAGAGACAGTGGAGagaagaggaggagaagaaagagagagaacatCAGATTACATTAGAGAGAGTCAGACGAGAGACAGAGATACGAGTCAGGAGAGAAAATGAGGAGGATCGACAGAAGAGAGAGAGGATGAAGCTCTTCAAACAGATAATCCTGAGGCGCATCTATGTGATTACAGTTTTCTCTGTAGTGACAGGGTTTGTGCTGGTGAGTAGGAAAGACTCTTCACTGTGGATATTCATGTGTGGCTTCATTACTGGAGGATCAGCAGCCACTACTGGAGTTTGCTGTGGGATTTTCTGGAGACTGATGTGGAGGAGTCCGTTCATCTCTTCTTCTCCTCATGAGAGTCCCAGTGCGCTCAGACACTTTCTGCTGAAGACGACAGGTGTTGTGTGTGGTTTAACTGTTGGAGCTGCCATTGGTCATTTGGTTGGAGGAAATTTACTTCCTGTTACATTGATAACTGGTTTAGCTGGAGCTGCTGGAGCCTTGACATCATTACAGAGAGACTGGTGA